A single region of the Archangium lipolyticum genome encodes:
- a CDS encoding PilZ domain-containing protein — translation MRQQLAEARLQVESTPAVPGERTLREDITAPERIRSLLAAVAALGGKGLLRRDGRAVRVTLERVDTGAGALHWRTVPGEGWGPPPHEVEVVGYSSVLHLRLDGGTREAERYVTPLPTRLERVRHRHHQRFPAQPGTCLQLPLPGWLGREREVVDVSFGGLALRLRPGEQLAPGRVFQPVMLVAEGGERLFLRAEVRHVSTGLEGDTVCGFRVEPLSGRDAERWWSLVARAACPMVRTDGALVEEMWRLFIDSGYFNLAGRSAEWFEEQRTHFVGLGRRAAHLPHILSEAVWCSERGVEATISVMKPYRSLWLLHQLAKRQGGSRAERIPGQLLRDLYVRMLEHARGDPGLRWLAAYIETTVPFIHRTHVGFAQRMAGRAGVLLLPLRMIDVHCAELSGQGAEGLDIGPATASERVLLAEEIARTRPASYVEALDLGPEALDLEEGARPWRDAGLERERHILVARREGKPLAAAVLELGQRGTNPFLLLDATRLFRLDQEGGAACVALLDEARRWYARRGRESFVFMREDGDGSYAAAARLHEDSAGAEPCLWIIPADLVPEFLEHVHEQTVGRLPHTHEKESS, via the coding sequence ATGAGGCAACAGCTCGCGGAAGCACGGCTCCAGGTGGAGTCCACACCCGCAGTTCCAGGAGAGCGCACCCTCCGGGAGGACATCACCGCCCCGGAGCGCATCCGGTCCCTGCTGGCGGCCGTGGCCGCCCTGGGAGGCAAGGGGCTGCTGCGCCGCGACGGCCGGGCGGTGCGCGTGACGCTGGAGCGCGTGGACACCGGCGCCGGAGCGCTCCACTGGCGCACCGTGCCGGGCGAGGGCTGGGGCCCACCGCCCCACGAGGTGGAGGTGGTGGGCTACAGCTCGGTCCTCCACCTGCGCCTGGACGGGGGCACGCGGGAGGCGGAGCGGTACGTGACGCCGCTGCCGACGCGCCTCGAGCGGGTGCGCCATCGCCACCACCAGCGCTTCCCGGCGCAGCCGGGCACGTGCCTCCAGCTCCCCCTGCCCGGATGGCTCGGCCGGGAGCGCGAGGTCGTCGATGTGTCCTTTGGCGGGTTGGCGCTGAGGCTCCGGCCCGGAGAGCAGCTCGCGCCGGGCCGGGTGTTCCAGCCCGTCATGCTGGTGGCGGAAGGCGGTGAGCGGCTCTTCCTGCGCGCGGAGGTCCGCCACGTGTCCACGGGCCTCGAGGGGGACACCGTCTGTGGCTTCCGGGTGGAGCCCCTCTCCGGGCGTGACGCGGAGCGCTGGTGGAGCCTCGTGGCGCGGGCAGCCTGTCCCATGGTGCGCACCGACGGAGCCCTGGTGGAGGAGATGTGGCGGCTCTTCATCGACTCGGGCTACTTCAACCTGGCGGGCCGTTCGGCGGAGTGGTTCGAGGAGCAGCGCACGCACTTCGTCGGCCTGGGGCGGCGTGCCGCGCACCTGCCGCACATCCTGAGCGAGGCGGTGTGGTGCTCGGAGCGGGGCGTGGAGGCCACCATCTCCGTCATGAAGCCCTACCGCTCCCTGTGGCTCCTCCACCAGCTCGCGAAGCGGCAGGGGGGCTCGCGGGCCGAGCGCATCCCGGGGCAGCTGCTCCGCGACCTCTACGTGCGCATGTTGGAGCACGCGCGAGGCGACCCCGGTCTCCGCTGGCTGGCGGCGTACATCGAGACGACGGTGCCCTTCATCCACCGCACGCACGTCGGCTTCGCGCAGCGGATGGCGGGCAGGGCCGGGGTGCTCCTCCTCCCCCTGCGGATGATCGACGTCCACTGCGCCGAGCTCAGCGGGCAGGGCGCGGAGGGCCTGGACATCGGTCCCGCGACAGCCAGCGAGCGGGTGCTCCTCGCGGAGGAGATCGCCCGGACGCGGCCCGCCAGCTACGTCGAGGCCCTGGACCTGGGCCCCGAGGCCCTGGACCTGGAGGAGGGCGCCCGGCCGTGGCGTGACGCCGGGCTGGAGCGCGAGCGGCACATCCTGGTGGCACGCCGCGAGGGAAAGCCGCTCGCGGCGGCGGTGCTGGAGCTGGGGCAGCGCGGGACGAACCCCTTCCTCCTGCTGGATGCCACGCGCCTGTTCCGGCTCGACCAGGAGGGAGGAGCCGCCTGCGTGGCGCTGCTGGACGAGGCACGCCGCTGGTACGCCCGCCGGGGGCGCGAGAGCTTCGTCTTCATGCGCGAGGACGGCGACGGCAGCTACGCCGCGGCCGCCCGCCTGCACGAGGACTCCGCCGGCGCGGAGCCGTGCCTCTGGATCATCCCCGCAGACCTCGTGCCCGAGTTCCTGGAGCACGTTCACGAGCAGACGGTAGGCCGTCTGCCCCATACCCACGAGAAGGAGTCGTCATGA